In Diabrotica undecimpunctata isolate CICGRU chromosome 4, icDiaUnde3, whole genome shotgun sequence, a single genomic region encodes these proteins:
- the LOC140438895 gene encoding myb/SANT-like DNA-binding domain-containing protein 3, with protein MEKKRCNNFTANEIDVLVSLVEKFKEIVECKKTDTITNNGKEAEWRKIEMQFNSICGTGRTAKMLRSKWDSLKKSIKKEYADYKQQLYKTGGGPKRDLGLNNASNRIVAIIGVGATGTISQFDSDFGMQNMLHYFLFCRYKY; from the exons ATGGAAAAAAAGCGTTGCAACAACTTTACCGCAAATGAAATTGATGTGTTAGTGAGTTTAGTggagaaatttaaagaaattgtag AATGCAAGAAAACGGATACCATAACAAACAACGGGAAAGAAGCAGAGTGGAGAAAAATAGAAATGCAATTTAATTCTATTTGTGGGACAGGTAGAACTGCCAAAATGTTAAGAAGCAAATGGGACTCCTTAAAGAAGTCAATAAAAAAGGAATATGCAGATTATAAACAACAATTATATAAAACAGGTGGTGGACCAAAAAGAGATTTAGGGCTTAACAATGCTAGTAATCGCATAGTAGCTATAATTGGCGTTGGGGCAACAGGAACAATATCACAGTTTGATTCTGATTTTGGTATGCaaaatatgttacattattttttattttgtagatacaaatattaa
- the LOC140438894 gene encoding zinc finger BED domain-containing protein 5-like — MERVCKNENGNANEAPLIVGLHIAKSGRCHTIAEELIKPCVKDVVQCMLGPDMTKKIDNVQISNSTISKRIHSISDFVERERELINRLKTCEFFSLQLDESTDITGLAVLLVFVRFSFGMKIEE; from the coding sequence ATGGAAAGAGTCTGCAAAAATGAAAACGGAAACGCCAATGAAGCACCATTGATTGTTGGTTTGCACATTGCAAAATCTGGAAGATGCCATACCATTGCCGAGGAACTGATTAAACCTTGCGTGAAGGATGTCGTACAATGCATGTTAGGTCCAGATATGACCAAGAAGATTGATAATGTGCAGATATCTAACAGCACTATAAGCAAGAGAATTCACAGTATTTCAGACTttgtagagagagagagagagcttaTAAATAGATTAAAAACTTGTGAATTCTTCAGTTTACAGCTTGATGAAAGTACCGACATTACTGGACTTGCTGTTCTGCTTGTGTTTGTAAGGTTTTCATTCGGGATGAAAATAGAAGAATAA